One region of Mesobacillus boroniphilus genomic DNA includes:
- a CDS encoding LysE family transporter → MSVSLLVSYIFLGLTLAAPIGPVNSARLDKGIKNGFWHAWIVGAGSMIADAIFMLLIYLGLVNFLDMPIIQIFLWLFGGFVLTYSGIECIVKANDINLAFSRGQESLMKCFFTGFLMSISSPLSILFWLGIYGSVLAKTASSYGRTDLLVYSSMIFLGLALWDILVAAITTGFRKFLNYRSLRVISILSGLSLLGFGVYFGFQGIAALL, encoded by the coding sequence TTGAGTGTGAGTTTACTAGTAAGCTATATTTTTCTTGGGTTAACATTGGCTGCACCAATTGGACCGGTCAATTCCGCCAGATTGGACAAGGGCATCAAAAATGGTTTCTGGCATGCATGGATCGTCGGTGCAGGATCAATGATTGCCGATGCTATTTTTATGCTATTAATCTATTTGGGCCTTGTGAATTTTTTGGACATGCCCATCATCCAAATATTCCTGTGGCTGTTTGGTGGATTCGTCCTTACATATTCAGGGATTGAATGTATCGTGAAGGCGAATGATATTAACCTTGCGTTTAGCCGAGGACAGGAATCATTGATGAAATGTTTTTTTACAGGTTTTTTGATGTCGATAAGCAGCCCTTTATCAATCCTGTTCTGGTTGGGGATTTATGGGTCAGTCCTGGCCAAAACCGCCAGCAGCTATGGTCGCACCGATTTGTTGGTTTATAGCAGTATGATCTTTCTTGGATTGGCATTGTGGGATATACTTGTAGCCGCAATAACTACTGGATTCAGGAAATTTTTGAATTATAGAAGCTTAAGGGTTATCTCAATATTATCAGGGCTTTCATTATTGGGATTTGGAGTATATTTCGGTTTTCAGGGAATAGCAGCACTATTATAA
- a CDS encoding cold-shock protein — MAFGRKPPEEIVTAETKVWVCTSDDCNCWVRDNFKSSNVPACPICQSDMEQTTKVLEVVNNHSQNLIG; from the coding sequence ATGGCATTTGGAAGAAAACCGCCTGAAGAGATCGTAACCGCTGAAACGAAAGTATGGGTATGTACTTCTGATGATTGCAATTGCTGGGTTCGCGACAATTTTAAAAGCAGCAATGTCCCCGCTTGCCCAATTTGTCAAAGTGATATGGAGCAGACAACTAAGGTTCTTGAAGTGGTTAACAACCATAGTCAGAATCTAATCGGATAA
- a CDS encoding LysE family transporter, whose amino-acid sequence MNVFLGYIFLGLSLAAPIGPVNAAQMDKGIKSGFFQAWLLGLGALTADIIYMLTVYLGVVKYLETPFMQSFLWLFGFFVLIYTGIETIIGSGKIVIDNRSQDSGFKSFLSGFIMSISNPLTILFWLGIYGSVLAKTASSYGTGELVIYSFGIILGLILWDIVMAAISSSFRKLLTTRLLTIISLISGISLIGFALFFGYQALKLFL is encoded by the coding sequence GTGAATGTCTTCTTAGGCTATATTTTCCTTGGATTATCACTCGCCGCCCCAATTGGCCCTGTAAATGCAGCGCAGATGGACAAAGGGATCAAGAGCGGCTTTTTTCAAGCCTGGCTTCTCGGCTTAGGTGCCCTCACAGCAGATATTATCTATATGCTGACAGTCTATCTTGGAGTAGTTAAATATCTGGAGACTCCGTTCATGCAATCTTTTCTCTGGCTGTTTGGATTCTTTGTCTTGATATATACAGGAATAGAGACGATCATCGGCTCAGGTAAAATCGTCATCGATAATCGAAGCCAGGATTCTGGTTTCAAGTCTTTTTTGTCTGGGTTTATCATGTCTATTTCCAATCCACTGACAATATTATTTTGGCTGGGGATTTACGGATCTGTCCTTGCCAAGACCGCTTCATCTTACGGAACTGGCGAACTTGTCATTTACAGCTTTGGCATCATACTAGGCCTTATTCTCTGGGATATCGTTATGGCCGCTATTTCCAGCAGCTTCCGTAAGCTGCTTACAACAAGGTTACTGACGATTATTTCCCTTATATCTGGAATTTCATTAATTGGCTTTGCTCTGTTTTTTGGATATCAAGCATTGAAGCTTTTTCTTTGA
- a CDS encoding DUF6509 family protein, which translates to MNITGHTTEILDDPFGLLTGNRYEYFLNIEVDEEDELYTEKGLLLKVLFLVNGEERRILQSYFIEQETEKVLDFELEDDEVVQVKKYCEENLPAEDEKEEESN; encoded by the coding sequence ATGAATATTACCGGACATACTACCGAGATCCTTGATGATCCATTTGGACTTCTTACAGGGAACAGATATGAATATTTTTTAAATATCGAGGTAGACGAAGAGGATGAGCTCTATACTGAAAAAGGCCTGCTATTGAAGGTGCTTTTCCTGGTAAACGGAGAAGAAAGACGGATCCTGCAAAGCTATTTCATTGAACAGGAAACAGAGAAGGTCCTCGATTTTGAACTTGAAGATGATGAAGTGGTGCAAGTAAAAAAGTATTGTGAGGAAAACTTGCCAGCTGAGGATGAAAAAGAAGAGGAATCAAACTAA
- a CDS encoding cytosolic protein — MKTFDVKFHAEDQVETMKVQKLSSEDYDQATEGGTRHLFDLDTNIGFFVFFDAEDKDGQESYLMLQYEEQKEEPSNCYGFELKDFYEFSALYLNDLEFTEELNEEEGELGPVQHLAHLLYHIVEEGKTVEV; from the coding sequence ATGAAAACATTTGATGTGAAATTTCACGCAGAAGATCAGGTTGAAACGATGAAGGTCCAGAAATTAAGCAGCGAAGATTATGACCAGGCTACTGAAGGTGGAACACGCCATTTATTTGATTTGGATACGAATATTGGTTTCTTTGTCTTTTTTGATGCGGAAGATAAAGACGGACAAGAGTCTTATTTGATGCTTCAATATGAGGAACAAAAGGAGGAGCCTTCGAACTGTTACGGCTTCGAACTGAAGGATTTCTATGAATTTTCAGCATTGTATTTGAATGACCTGGAATTTACTGAAGAACTTAACGAAGAAGAGGGGGAACTTGGACCTGTTCAACACCTTGCCCATCTCCTTTATCATATTGTTGAGGAAGGTAAGACAGTAGAGGTATAA
- a CDS encoding metallophosphoesterase family protein, producing MKIVVISDTHMPKKAKRLPERLLIDLEDCDYIIHAGDWQTVELYNELKQYGHIIGVTGNVDGPELKRMLKSKEILRAGNFHIGIVHGHGTGKTTEKRAVETFAEDEVDCIVYGHSHIPVVKEIDGVIVFNPGSPTDKRRQQEFSYGILTVGEVIRAEHIFFKEKN from the coding sequence ATGAAAATCGTGGTCATTTCTGACACTCATATGCCGAAAAAAGCAAAGAGGCTGCCAGAGAGGCTGCTCATAGACCTTGAAGATTGTGATTACATAATTCATGCTGGCGATTGGCAGACCGTGGAGCTTTATAATGAGCTAAAACAGTATGGGCACATTATTGGAGTCACTGGAAATGTCGATGGACCTGAACTTAAAAGGATGCTCAAGTCGAAAGAAATCTTAAGAGCAGGTAATTTTCATATTGGGATTGTCCATGGACACGGTACTGGGAAAACAACCGAAAAAAGGGCAGTGGAAACATTCGCTGAAGACGAAGTTGATTGCATCGTTTATGGTCATTCCCATATTCCCGTCGTAAAGGAAATCGATGGCGTGATTGTCTTTAATCCCGGCTCACCGACTGATAAAAGAAGACAGCAGGAATTCTCTTATGGTATCCTGACAGTCGGAGAAGTAATTAGGGCAGAGCATATCTTTTTTAAAGAAAAGAATTAA
- a CDS encoding NAD-dependent epimerase/dehydratase family protein, protein MRKVLVLGGTQYFGKKLVQKLIENGNEVTIATRGTKSDPFGENVKRLVIDREKKETMVAAFEGKEWDLVYDQSCFSPMEAKDTADALKGKVRRYIFTSTQAVYEFGTQHVEGNFNAYTYPVTYKSRKDYPGYEGYKEAKRASEAVFHQLGYFEVVSVRFPIVVSEDDYTERLKFHVDKVLSGQPIGIPNPDLRYSFIHADEAASFLLEIGYSDLEGPINPGSAEDISLRELVEKIARVANKEVILENSTDTGIVSPYALPGSWSIDTSLAAGLGYVFTDLNQLLGQLIKYYIKQYN, encoded by the coding sequence ATGAGAAAAGTTCTTGTCCTTGGAGGAACCCAGTATTTTGGGAAAAAACTGGTGCAAAAGCTGATAGAGAATGGCAATGAGGTAACGATTGCCACAAGAGGAACAAAAAGTGATCCATTTGGTGAAAATGTAAAGCGGCTTGTTATCGATCGGGAAAAGAAAGAGACGATGGTAGCGGCCTTTGAGGGTAAAGAATGGGACCTAGTGTATGATCAATCCTGTTTTTCGCCAATGGAGGCGAAAGATACAGCAGATGCATTAAAAGGGAAAGTGCGCCGCTATATTTTTACCTCTACTCAAGCTGTATATGAGTTTGGTACACAACATGTAGAAGGGAATTTCAATGCCTATACATATCCAGTAACATACAAAAGTCGAAAGGATTACCCAGGGTATGAAGGTTACAAAGAGGCGAAAAGAGCCTCTGAAGCGGTATTCCACCAGCTTGGTTATTTTGAAGTTGTTTCCGTTCGCTTTCCGATTGTCGTCTCTGAAGATGATTACACAGAGCGCCTTAAGTTCCATGTGGATAAAGTACTTTCCGGCCAACCAATTGGAATACCTAATCCTGATTTGCGCTACAGCTTCATCCATGCTGATGAAGCCGCAAGCTTTCTGTTGGAAATAGGGTATTCAGATTTAGAAGGGCCAATCAATCCAGGGTCGGCAGAAGATATAAGCTTGCGCGAATTGGTTGAAAAAATAGCTAGGGTGGCCAATAAAGAGGTAATACTGGAGAATAGCACTGATACTGGCATTGTATCCCCATATGCATTGCCTGGCTCCTGGTCGATCGACACTTCACTTGCAGCAGGGCTTGGCTATGTGTTCACCGATCTAAATCAATTACTTGGTCAATTGATTAAATATTATATTAAACAGTATAACTGA
- a CDS encoding Ku protein: protein MHTIWKGSISFGLVNIPIKLHAATEDKDVKLRNLCKECHTPIKYEKVCPGCDKEVKNEDIVKAYEYTKGKFVILEDEDLEALRKENEDKAVEIIDFVKISEIDPIYFQRSYFMSPNEGGGKAYSLLRKALQESEKVGIAKIIIRAKEQLAVVRVYNNTLVMETIHFPDEVRNAVDVPNVPAEDKVTDKELETAIMLIDQLTTEFEPDKYKDDYRTALLELIEAKRTGKEVVTPTEKEPVSNVTDLMAALQASIDRTKPEKKKDAPPAKKKKTAAKPKAKEKKQA, encoded by the coding sequence ATGCATACAATCTGGAAAGGAAGCATCAGCTTTGGTTTAGTCAATATTCCGATTAAGCTACATGCGGCGACTGAGGATAAAGACGTCAAACTGAGGAATCTATGTAAAGAGTGCCATACTCCAATTAAATATGAAAAGGTTTGTCCTGGCTGCGATAAAGAAGTGAAAAATGAGGATATCGTAAAAGCGTACGAATACACAAAAGGAAAGTTTGTCATCCTTGAGGATGAAGATCTTGAAGCATTAAGAAAAGAAAATGAAGATAAAGCCGTGGAAATAATCGACTTTGTAAAAATATCTGAAATCGATCCGATTTATTTTCAGCGCAGCTATTTCATGTCTCCGAACGAAGGGGGCGGAAAAGCATACTCCCTGTTAAGGAAGGCTCTTCAGGAATCAGAAAAAGTCGGTATTGCAAAGATTATTATCAGGGCCAAGGAACAGCTGGCTGTAGTTAGGGTATATAACAATACGCTCGTCATGGAAACAATTCATTTCCCGGATGAAGTTAGAAATGCTGTAGATGTGCCGAATGTACCAGCTGAAGATAAAGTAACAGACAAGGAACTGGAAACTGCCATCATGCTTATCGATCAGCTCACAACGGAGTTTGAACCAGATAAATACAAGGATGATTATCGAACTGCTTTATTAGAGTTGATTGAAGCGAAACGTACTGGTAAAGAGGTGGTCACACCTACAGAAAAAGAGCCTGTTTCCAATGTTACCGATCTTATGGCAGCGCTTCAGGCTTCCATTGACCGTACTAAGCCAGAAAAGAAGAAAGATGCACCACCTGCAAAAAAGAAAAAAACAGCTGCAAAACCAAAGGCAAAGGAAAAGAAGCAAGCTTAA
- a CDS encoding DNA ligase D, producing the protein MPKPMLPTLAFETPQGDEWRYEIKFDGFRALLTWDSEIELTSRNGKPLLPLFPELTEFLTAKKEKFQKFLPLTFDAELVFLENPYKANFGAIQIRGRMRSQEKIKAESDRNPCRLMVFDLLMVRGKNITSESYKDRRTKLKSLFSELGLPLSPNHQNPDLVQLVPSEPELENLWEKVVIYDGEGIIAKQYNSKWEEGKRTEAWIKTKNWKYVSCFVTAYEKSNGYFYISVYKDSKIYQIGLVIFGFKPEEKNALHQIIKQNKSDEDTQFIYVEPGICLDVKYLEIYEDQLREPHFHQFRFDLRPDSCTYEKFVFQQKNLPPDIEITHPDKPIWEEPPFQKVDYIHYLREISPYMLPFLEDRLLTVIRYPHGMFGEAFYQKNVPDYAPDFVETSNSEGIEYIVCNNMKTLLWLGNQIAIEFHIPFQTINSKGPDEIVFDLDPPSRDHFHLAIKAAVYIKEVLDELKLISFIKTSGNKGLQVYIPLPDNSYSYDETRLFTSFIANYLVSKDPESFTIERLKKNRGNRLYVDYIQHAEGKTIVSPYSARGKSHAGVATPLFWEEVNDNLKIKDFHLGNIIQRVQKLGCPFRTYFAAKEEQNFEPVLNVLKSKKS; encoded by the coding sequence ATGCCGAAACCAATGCTCCCTACACTGGCATTCGAAACGCCACAAGGAGATGAATGGCGTTATGAGATCAAATTTGATGGCTTTCGGGCCTTGTTGACATGGGATTCAGAAATTGAACTTACAAGCCGTAATGGAAAACCGCTGCTGCCGTTGTTTCCAGAATTAACTGAGTTCCTGACTGCCAAAAAAGAAAAGTTCCAGAAATTCTTGCCTCTGACATTCGACGCAGAATTAGTTTTCCTGGAGAATCCATATAAAGCGAATTTCGGAGCAATCCAAATAAGAGGAAGAATGAGGTCCCAGGAAAAAATAAAAGCTGAATCAGACAGGAATCCTTGCAGGCTGATGGTTTTCGACCTTCTGATGGTAAGAGGAAAAAATATAACATCCGAAAGTTATAAAGACAGGCGGACAAAACTTAAATCCTTGTTTTCAGAGCTTGGACTGCCACTCTCTCCCAACCACCAAAACCCCGACCTGGTGCAGCTTGTCCCTAGCGAACCTGAATTAGAAAACCTATGGGAAAAAGTTGTCATCTATGATGGAGAAGGGATTATCGCCAAACAATATAATAGTAAATGGGAGGAAGGTAAACGGACGGAAGCGTGGATTAAAACGAAAAACTGGAAGTATGTTTCCTGCTTTGTGACGGCATATGAAAAATCAAATGGATACTTTTATATATCTGTTTACAAAGATTCAAAAATATATCAAATCGGACTTGTGATTTTTGGGTTCAAGCCCGAGGAAAAAAATGCCCTGCATCAGATCATCAAGCAAAATAAAAGCGATGAAGACACTCAATTCATATATGTAGAACCTGGAATCTGCCTTGATGTAAAATACCTGGAAATCTATGAGGATCAACTTCGTGAGCCTCATTTCCATCAGTTCCGGTTCGATTTAAGGCCAGATTCCTGTACTTATGAAAAATTCGTTTTCCAACAAAAGAATCTGCCCCCGGATATTGAAATTACCCATCCAGACAAGCCGATTTGGGAGGAACCACCGTTCCAAAAGGTTGATTACATCCATTATTTAAGGGAAATTTCTCCCTATATGCTTCCATTCCTGGAAGACCGGCTGTTGACGGTGATCCGCTATCCTCACGGTATGTTTGGCGAAGCCTTTTATCAAAAAAACGTTCCTGATTACGCACCGGACTTCGTCGAAACTTCGAATTCTGAAGGCATCGAGTATATCGTCTGCAATAATATGAAAACCTTGCTTTGGCTTGGGAATCAAATTGCTATTGAATTTCATATTCCCTTCCAAACGATCAACAGCAAAGGACCTGATGAAATTGTCTTTGACCTGGACCCACCATCAAGGGACCATTTCCATTTGGCGATTAAGGCTGCTGTTTATATTAAAGAGGTATTAGATGAATTAAAGCTGATCAGCTTTATAAAAACCTCTGGAAACAAAGGACTGCAGGTGTACATCCCGCTTCCAGATAATAGCTATAGCTACGATGAGACAAGATTGTTTACCTCCTTTATCGCGAACTATCTTGTTTCAAAAGACCCAGAATCATTCACGATTGAACGTTTAAAGAAAAACAGGGGCAATCGATTATATGTTGATTACATCCAGCATGCTGAGGGCAAGACGATTGTCAGTCCATATTCTGCCCGCGGGAAATCTCATGCAGGTGTAGCCACTCCGTTATTCTGGGAAGAAGTGAATGATAATTTAAAAATCAAGGATTTCCATTTGGGAAATATCATTCAGCGCGTGCAGAAGTTAGGCTGTCCGTTCAGGACCTATTTTGCCGCAAAAGAAGAGCAGAATTTTGAACCGGTCCTGAATGTATTAAAGTCAAAAAAATCCTGA